In Vigna radiata var. radiata cultivar VC1973A chromosome 3, Vradiata_ver6, whole genome shotgun sequence, the following proteins share a genomic window:
- the LOC106756846 gene encoding putative disease resistance protein RGA1, producing MMMAESFLFSIADSLIAKLASQLYEEASRVMGLYHXLQEFTNTLSLVKAVLLDAEQKQEHNHELREWLRQLKRVFSDAQDVLDEFECQTLQNQVVKAYGTTKTKVSRFFSSSNPLVFRYKMAQQIKDISNRLDKVAADRHKFGLQTIDVDTRVVHQREMTHSHVKDSDVIGREHDKRKIIHVLTQKNPIDIDKNISVIPIVGIGGLGKTTLAKFVFNDDRINECFPLKMWVCVCEDFDIKQMMVRIINSANDSASHSHAPDFQQNLNILDMEQLQNQLRXKLVGKKFLLVLDDVWNEDRVKWVELRTLIQVGAAAGSAVLVTTRSHSIASLMGTVSSHILQGISLENSVSLFVKWAFKEGEEENYPHLINIGIDIVKKCSGVPLAVRTIGSLLFSKFEAKEWKYVRDSEIWNLPQKKEDILPTLKLSYDLMPSYLKQCFALFSLYPKDYKFVNLEVITLWGALGLLRSLKKNMTQEDVANQXLYELQSRSFIQDFVSYGTAYTFKIHDLVHDLALFVAKDECLLVNSHIRNIPESIRHLSFVENDLDGNSISSKSVGVRTILFPKDGVGAKSEXFFTLVSRYKYLHILNLSYSSVETLPDFIGKLKHLRSLCLYNNKKIRRLPDSICELQSLQELDLGGCMELEALPKGLXKLISLRDFVITTKQAVLPENDIANLSSLQYLTIQYCDNVESLFSGIELPYLKALSVISCKRLQSLSIDSKHFPAIETLCIGNCDKLELSKGHEGQKFFLKLKTIHFLSLPQLRTLPHWLQGSIKTLLSLRLEHCSNLEVLPDWLPMLTCLKALDIKGCPKLHSLPDGINYLSALERLEIVVCPELFRKFTLQVREHWDQMSHIKRISILESK from the coding sequence ATGATGATGGCCGAATCATTTCTCTTCAGCATCGCCGACTCACTCATAGCAAAGCTTGCGTCTCAGCTTTATGAAGAAGCTTCTCGGGTGATGGGTTTGTACCATNATCTGCAAGAGTTTACAAACACTCTCTCATTAGTCAAAGCTGTGTTGTTGGATGCTGAGCAAAAGCAGGAGCACAACCATGAGCTGCGGGAATGGCTGAGGCAGCTCAAACGTGTCTTCTCCGATGCCCAAGATGTGCTGGATGAATTTGAGTGCCAAACACTGCAAAATCAAGTTGTCAAAGCTTATGGTACCACCAAAACCAAGGTTAGTCGCTTCTTCTCAAGCTCTAATCCATTGGTTTTTCGTTACAAGATGGCTCAACAAATTAAAGATATCAGCAACCGACTAGACAAGGTTGCAGCTGATAGGCATAAGTTTGGTCTACAAACAATTGATGTTGACACACGTGTTGTGCATCAGAGAGAGATGACACACTCCCATGTGAAGGATTCAGATGTAATTGGAAGGGAACATGACAAAAGAAAGATCATACATGTTTTGACGCAGAAGAATCCCAttgatattgataaaaatatctcTGTTATCCCCATTGTGGGGATTGGAGGTTTAGGAAAGACTACACTTGCAAAGTTTGTGTTTAATGATGACAGGATAAACGAGTGCTTCCCATTGAAGATGTGGGTGTGTGTTTGTGAAGACTTTGACATTAAGCAAATGATGGTTAGAATTATCAATTCTGCTAACGATTCTGCTTCACACTCTCATGCTCCTGATTTCCAACAGAATTTGAACATACTAGACATGGAGCAACTGCAAAATCAATTGAGAAANAAACTTGTTGGTAAAAAGTTCTTACTCGTCTTGGACGATGTATGGAATGAAGACCGCGTTAAGTGGGTTGAGTTGAGGACTTTAATACAAGTAGGTGCTGCTGCAGGAAGTGCAGTTCTAGTGACTACTCGTAGTCACTCCATTGCATCCTTGATGGGCACGGTTTCCTCTCACATTTTACAAGGTATTTCTTTGGAGAATTCAGTGTCTCTGTTTGTCAAATGGGCATTtaaagaaggagaagaggaaaatTATCCTCATTTGATAAATATTGGCATAGATATTGTGAAAAAATGCAGCGGGGTTCCGTTGGCAGTGAGAACTATAGGGAGtttattattttccaaatttgAAGCAAAGGAGTGGAAATATGTCAGAGACAGTGAAATTTGGAATTTGCCACAGAAAAAAGAAGATATATTACCAACACTTAAATTAAGTTATGATCTTATGCCATCATATTTGAAGCAATGCTTTGCTTTGTTTTCCCTTTACCCAAAGGATTACAAATTCGTTAATTTGGAAGTAATTACGCTTTGGGGTGCACTCGGACTCCTTCGGTCTCTGAAAAAGAATATGACACAAGAAGATGTTGCCAATCAGTANTTGTATGAACTACAGTCAAGATCTTTTATTCAAGATTTTGTCAGCTACGGAACAgcttatacatttaaaatacaTGATTTGGTGCATGATCTAGCCCTGTTTGTTGCAAAAGATGAGTGTCTACTTGTAAATTCTCACATTCGAAATATACCTGAGAGTATTCGTCATCTGTCATTTGTTGAAAACGATTTGGATGgcaattcaatcagttcaaaaTCAGTAGGTGTGAGAACCATTCTCTTTCCTAAGGATGGTGTGGGTGCCAAGAGTGAAGNTTTCTTTACATTGGTTTCAAGGTACAAATACTTGCATATTTTGAATCTAAGTTATTCTTCAGTTGAAACTTTGCCTGATTTCATTGGGAAGTTAAAACATTTGAGATCTCTCtgtctttataataataagaaaatcaGGAGACTCCCTGATTCTATTTGTGAGCTTCAAAGTTTGCAAGAGTTGGACCTTGGTGGATGCATGGAGTTGGAAGCATTACCCAAAGGATTAANAAAATTGATCAGTCTTCGAGATTTTGTCATAACCACAAAGCAAGCTGTTTTGCCCGAGAATGACATTGCAAACTTGAGCTCTCTTCAGTATTTGACTATTCAATATTGTGATAATGTGGAGTCTTTATTCTCAGGGATAGAACTTCCTTATCTGAAAGCATTGAGTGTTATTAGCTGTAAGAGACTACAATCTTTGTCAATTGACAGTAAGCATTTTCCTGCAATAGAGACGTTGTGTATTGGGAACTGTGACAAATTAGAATTGTCCAAGGGTCATGAAGGCCAGAAGTTCTTCTTAAAGTTAAAAACAATACACTTTCTTTCACTGCCACAGCTACGGACATTGCCTCATTGGCTTCAAGGATCTATTAAAACACTGCTATCATTGAGACTAGAGCACTGCTCCAATCTTGAGGTGCTTCCCGATTGGCTGCCAATGCTAACTTGTTTGAAAGCACTTGACATCAAAGGTTGCCCGAAATTGCATTCTCTGCCAGATGGCATCAATTACCTCTCTGCCCTTGAACGTTTGGAAATCGTTGTCTGTCCGGAATTATTCAGAAAATTCACGCTGCAAGTCAGAGAGCATTGGGACCAAATGTCACACATCAAACGGATTAGCATTCTTGAAAGTAAATAG